ACTGAACTAGGTAGTAATATAGCAAGAGCAGTTAGGAATACAATAGTTGAACTACTAAAGGAAGAATGACATATATATACATACTAAACCTTATAATACTTGTAATAAAATGAAATATGGGCAGGGCTGAGTTAGTGAGGAATGGTCTCAGGGCTGAACTGATGATGCCGATAGCCGTCGAAAATTGTTTTTACAATGATGTGAAATTTTTATAGTTTGTATACAACTCTCTTTTAGAATAACGCTTAGACAAAAATGTGTGTCCATAGCGTGATCATATGGGTATAAAATAAATCACCTAAAATTTCATTTATTTCTAAATAAATACTATAATGTAAGGTTATGAATGAAAATAGTAGTCCCTTTGAATTTATAACTTCATGATAACATTAGACACACATTCATCTTTCTTTAACTAATTTTTATTTCTGACAACGCTTATGATACTAGAAAACTATTCATAAATCATTAATAAGTAAATTTATAATCAACTAATTTCCATTTTATCATATGGAGAAGAGTACTATAAAGTTAATTGATTCAGCTAAGTGGACCTCAATTCACTCTCTTATGTTCGCCTCATTAGCTGTGGGCTACTTCATGTGGGGAGTTATAGAATCAATCGCTCCTTTAACTTATCCTAACATTAATAATGTACTGTTCTTACTTACTCCTACTTTTGCAACTATTGCTGGCGATTTAGTCTTACCATTCTTCTCTGATAGAAGACTAGGTAGGAAAACCACATTCTTCATAACTATGTCAATGTACTCCATAGGTACGCTACTCTTAGTTATAGCATCTCTTATAGCTGGTTTTAATACTGATAATTTAGCTAAATTTCCTTCAATTCTCTTGATAATTTTGGGAATAATATTTGGAGTATTTGGAGTTGAGGGAGAAGTACCAGTTATGTTGTCTTATACTGCGGAGATGATGCCTCTTAAGTATAGGGACTCCATATTGGTATTGGCTCCAAATTTTGACAATATTGGGGCAATGGTAGCTGCCTTAATAGGATACTTAACCTACAGCTTATCTAACTCCTTCGTAATAGAGCTATTAGCAATATCTATTGTAGCAATTTTGGGAATCGTAACTGCTATCGTAATAAGACTTCTATTACCAGAGTCCGTGAGGTGGTTAATAGTTAAAGGTCAGGTTGATAAGGCTGAAAAAGAAGTTGAAAAAGTTGCAAAATCTGGTGTCACAAACGTTAATGAGAGTAATGTGAATAAGAAATTAAGTGTAAGCTCTAGATACGCCTTCCTAGCAATAATTGGCCTTTCTCAGTATTTAACTTATGGTTTAATGGCCTTTGTAGTTGCGGATTACTACTTCTCTAGCTCTGAAACTCCATTTATTATCTTCATAGCCAACTTAGGAGCTTCGATTGCAGGTTTCATAGCGGCATTAATTGCTAAGCAAATGAGAACTAGAATCTTTGCCTTATTGTCATATGTAGGTGGAACGCTTAGCATGATACCCATAATTCTTTTAACTAAGAACTTCGTTTTAACTGCTTTCTACGCGTTACTGATAGTAAACATGCTATTCAGTGAGTTCGGCTGGGCAGTAAGGACAATTTATGAGCCTACACTTATGCCTAAAAATTTGAGAGCCTTCATGATAGGTTTAATCAGGTTAGTGCCAATAACAGCTTACGCGATTTCGGTATACATAACCTCTTCATTTAACCTGACAGATTACCTAATATATAATTCTGTATTATGGGCAATTGGAGGCATTGCTAGCATAATATGGTATTTCAAAGGAATAGATACCAATTACGTACCACTAGAGAAAGTGGATTAAACTAAAATAAGATTACATTATGTGCAAAAATATACTACGATTTTAAAAACATTTTTAATGAGTCAACTTATTTACAAGGGAACGATTTTTGGGTCTACCGATAAGGCATAGTTGTTCACTGCGATAAGATATATACACCTTTT
The nucleotide sequence above comes from Sulfolobus tengchongensis. Encoded proteins:
- a CDS encoding MFS transporter — encoded protein: MEKSTIKLIDSAKWTSIHSLMFASLAVGYFMWGVIESIAPLTYPNINNVLFLLTPTFATIAGDLVLPFFSDRRLGRKTTFFITMSMYSIGTLLLVIASLIAGFNTDNLAKFPSILLIILGIIFGVFGVEGEVPVMLSYTAEMMPLKYRDSILVLAPNFDNIGAMVAALIGYLTYSLSNSFVIELLAISIVAILGIVTAIVIRLLLPESVRWLIVKGQVDKAEKEVEKVAKSGVTNVNESNVNKKLSVSSRYAFLAIIGLSQYLTYGLMAFVVADYYFSSSETPFIIFIANLGASIAGFIAALIAKQMRTRIFALLSYVGGTLSMIPIILLTKNFVLTAFYALLIVNMLFSEFGWAVRTIYEPTLMPKNLRAFMIGLIRLVPITAYAISVYITSSFNLTDYLIYNSVLWAIGGIASIIWYFKGIDTNYVPLEKVD